The Streptomyces nitrosporeus genome includes a window with the following:
- a CDS encoding ATP-binding protein — MNEQVTSRPDSAAPGAPTTDVLLTAEVFDGEQGCIAQARALADRFLSRLVAEWLAVLGEHTRSDLMLAVSELITNADRYSHGPYMLELEGNAQRISVTVYDSSTALPVLYSPDPARLGGHGMEIVVALCDRVTAERVPVGKRIRAEFELSS, encoded by the coding sequence ATGAACGAACAGGTCACCTCACGACCGGACAGCGCGGCGCCGGGTGCTCCGACCACGGACGTCCTGCTCACGGCCGAGGTGTTCGACGGTGAGCAGGGGTGTATCGCGCAGGCCCGCGCACTGGCCGACCGCTTCCTGAGCCGGCTCGTGGCCGAGTGGCTCGCGGTGCTGGGGGAACACACGCGCAGCGATCTGATGCTGGCGGTGAGCGAGCTCATCACCAACGCGGACCGGTACAGCCACGGCCCGTACATGCTGGAGCTGGAGGGCAACGCCCAGCGGATCAGTGTGACGGTCTACGACAGCAGCACGGCGCTCCCGGTGCTCTACTCCCCCGACCCGGCGCGGCTGGGCGGTCACGGCATGGAGATCGTGGTGGCCCTCTGCGACCGGGTGACGGCCGAGCGGGTGCCGGTCGGCAAGCGCATCCGGGCCGAGTTCGAGCTCAGCAGCTGA